The following proteins are encoded in a genomic region of Pirellulales bacterium:
- the glyA gene encoding serine hydroxymethyltransferase: MNFVEKEDPEVWAAIAGEIERQEDGLEMIASENYTSAAVMQAVGSVLTNKYAEGYPGRRYYGGCQCVDVAEDLARDRAKKLFGAEHANVQPHSGSQANLCVYLTALEVGDTVLGLDLAHGGHLTHGMKLNISGKLYHFLNYGVRREDHRIDFDQVARLAREHKPKMIVAGASAYPREIPHDKFAQIARDCGAKLFVDMAHYAGLVAAGLHNSPVPLADFVTTTTHKTLRGPRGGLSMCKEEYAKDLDRNLFPGIQGGPLMHVVAGKAVCFGEALRPDFKDYAKRIVANAKVLADALLTGGVRLVSGGTDNHLMLVDVTPLGLGGKKAEEVLDLCGITVNKNMIPYDERKPMDPSGIRVGTPALTTRGMNTDEMKRVGAWIIASLKGADDPATIKRIRGEVSTLCKSFPVPAAVLKN; this comes from the coding sequence ATGAATTTTGTAGAAAAAGAAGATCCTGAAGTCTGGGCGGCCATCGCCGGTGAAATCGAGCGCCAGGAAGACGGCCTCGAAATGATCGCCAGCGAAAACTATACGAGCGCCGCGGTGATGCAGGCCGTCGGCAGCGTGCTGACGAACAAATACGCCGAAGGCTACCCTGGCCGTCGCTACTACGGTGGCTGCCAATGCGTGGACGTTGCCGAGGACTTGGCCCGCGACCGTGCGAAGAAGCTGTTCGGCGCCGAGCATGCCAACGTGCAGCCTCACTCGGGCAGCCAGGCCAATCTGTGCGTCTATCTCACCGCGCTCGAAGTCGGTGACACCGTGCTTGGGCTCGACCTGGCCCACGGCGGACACCTGACGCACGGCATGAAGCTGAACATCTCGGGCAAGCTCTATCATTTTTTGAATTACGGCGTCCGCCGCGAAGATCACCGCATTGATTTCGATCAAGTGGCCCGCCTGGCGCGCGAACATAAGCCGAAGATGATCGTCGCCGGCGCGAGCGCCTACCCACGTGAAATCCCGCACGACAAATTCGCCCAGATCGCGCGCGATTGCGGTGCGAAGCTGTTTGTCGACATGGCGCACTATGCCGGCCTAGTCGCCGCCGGATTGCATAACAGTCCCGTGCCGCTGGCCGACTTCGTCACGACGACCACGCATAAGACACTGCGCGGCCCGCGCGGCGGATTGTCGATGTGCAAAGAGGAGTATGCCAAAGATCTGGACCGCAATTTGTTCCCTGGCATCCAAGGTGGACCGCTGATGCACGTCGTGGCCGGCAAGGCGGTTTGCTTCGGCGAGGCTTTACGTCCCGATTTCAAGGACTATGCGAAGCGGATTGTCGCCAACGCGAAAGTGCTGGCCGATGCGCTGCTGACCGGCGGCGTACGACTGGTCAGCGGTGGTACCGACAATCACTTGATGCTGGTCGACGTCACACCGCTGGGACTTGGCGGTAAAAAGGCCGAGGAAGTTCTCGACCTGTGCGGCATCACCGTGAACAAAAACATGATCCCGTACGACGAGCGCAAGCCGATGGATCCGTCGGGCATCCGCGTCGGCACGCCCGCCCTGACGACGCGCGGCATGAACACGGACGAGATGAAGCGCGTCGGCGCCTGGATCATCGCATCGCTGAAAGGGGCGGACGATCCGGCCACGATCAAGCGCATCCGCGGCGAGGTTTCGACGCTTTGCAAATCGTTCCCCGTTCCGGCCGCTGTTCTGAAAAACTAA
- the fmt gene encoding methionyl-tRNA formyltransferase, producing MRLVMFGTGPFAAPTFRALFDTSHDVVALVTQPPRVVRGKVVAAASPLRDEAVQRGTPILDPEDVNTAAAQAQLAEYRADLFVVADYGQILSLETLALAPRGAINLHGSLLPKFRGAAPINWALYRGDKETGVSTIHMTPRVDAGPVLAQARTPIDADENAVELETRLAAIGAPLVLETIAAIESGTAAALPQDLALATKARRLRKTDGAIDWSRPALAIKNQVRALQPWPRAYTDWLRTSGEPMRLIIGRVDVRDDARSAVPGTVIAADKHELVIAAGEGAVSLLEVQPAGRQMMPVADFLRGHPLRPGEKLGIMPESAP from the coding sequence ATGCGACTTGTCATGTTCGGCACGGGGCCCTTTGCTGCTCCGACGTTTCGTGCGCTGTTTGATACGTCGCACGACGTCGTCGCGCTGGTGACGCAGCCGCCGCGCGTGGTGCGTGGCAAGGTCGTGGCCGCGGCCAGTCCGCTGCGCGACGAGGCCGTGCAGCGCGGCACGCCGATTCTCGATCCCGAGGATGTGAACACGGCGGCAGCGCAAGCACAGCTCGCGGAGTATCGGGCCGATCTGTTCGTGGTCGCCGATTACGGGCAGATCCTCTCGCTCGAGACATTGGCTCTGGCCCCGCGCGGGGCGATCAATTTGCATGGTTCACTGTTGCCGAAGTTTCGCGGAGCCGCGCCAATCAATTGGGCCCTCTATCGCGGTGATAAGGAAACCGGCGTCAGCACGATTCACATGACGCCGCGCGTCGATGCTGGGCCGGTGTTGGCGCAAGCCCGCACGCCGATCGATGCGGACGAAAACGCGGTCGAACTGGAAACCAGGTTGGCCGCGATCGGGGCGCCGTTGGTTTTGGAAACCATCGCCGCGATCGAATCCGGCACAGCGGCCGCGCTACCACAGGACCTGGCGTTGGCTACGAAGGCGCGGCGACTGCGAAAAACCGACGGTGCGATCGATTGGTCGCGCCCGGCGCTGGCGATCAAGAACCAGGTACGCGCCTTGCAACCGTGGCCGAGGGCATACACCGATTGGTTGCGCACCTCGGGCGAGCCGATGCGGCTGATTATTGGCCGCGTCGATGTTCGTGACGATGCACGCTCAGCCGTGCCCGGTACGGTGATCGCGGCCGACAAGCACGAATTGGTGATCGCCGCCGGCGAAGGGGCAGTTTCGCTACTCGAAGTTCAGCCGGCTGGGCGGCAAATGATGCCGGTGGCCGATTTTCTTCGGGGTCATCCGCTACGGCCGGGCGAGAAACTCGGAATCATGCCCGAAAGCGCGCCGTAA